The Oceaniferula marina region ACCATGAGCAGCTTGACCCGCCCGTAGCGGTCGGCCGCTTTGCCAACACCGAGGGCTCCGATGATGCAGCCGACGATGCAGGAGCTGACGGCCCAGCCCTGCAGAACAGGGGAGTCGAGATTGAAATGCAGCTCGTAGAATTGTTTAGCTCCTGAAATCACCAGAAGGTCATAACCAAAAAGCAGTCCGCCTAAAGCTGAGCTCAAGGAGATAAATAGAATAAAGCCCATATTGAATGAGGTGCTTGCAGGCTTATTGCAGGCTCGGGCTGACGAGTTTGCCGGTCGGTCATGTTTTTTCATATGGCAGCTTGAGAAAATCATATTTACCAAGTGATTGGAATAGATTATCTTCCGTCACATATGGACGATCTTACGTATTATAGGAAGGAAGGGTTTGATCGCCAAAAGCTGTATCGTATACCGAAACGGGCTGAAAAAAGGATGAAAAATCAACCTTTTACAAGTGAATTGATGGTGACTGATATTGGTTACTACCCATGTGCTGAAGCTCATTTTGTGGAGCGAATGGATGGTTTAAATGGACATATCCTCGTATTTTGTCTGGACGGTCGAGGGTGGTTTTCATGGGGTGGGGAGCGTATGGAGGTCGCTCCGATGGAGGTGTTTTGGGTTCCGGCTAGGCAGGCTCACAGCTATGGAAGTTTTAGGGACGGGGGTTGGGAGATCTATTGGGTTCACGTCGAGGGAGAGGATGTGGAACCCTTGTTGGGCTGGACGCCGTTAAGCCGAGACCAGCCGCTAATTTCGTTTACCAATGCTCATGCATTGCGGAGGCAGTTCAACATGATGTTGCAGAGTTTGGAGTCGGGGTTTTCCGATCATGTTTTGTTCCAGTTGTCTCGCTTTATGATTACGCTTGTGGGTTTGCTGCATGTGGATGCGGGATCCAGCAGGGCAGCCGAGCGGCGTGAACGCATGGAGTTGGCCATTGAACAGATGCGGTCATCGGTATCGGAACCGCTTGCGCTGGAGGCCTATGCGCGGACCAGTGGATTTGCGGTTTCCCAGTTCAGCAGCCTATTTAAGCAGTACTACGGAAGTAGTCCGATGGCTTACTTGGCGGAATTACGAGTGCAGAGGGCGTGCGAATTGTTTGATACGACTGGGATGTCGGTGAAGGAGGTGGCTTTCGCCCTCGGATTTGAGGACCCCTTGTACTTTTCCCGGATGTTTAAAAAGGTGGCTGGCGTTGCTCCGAGTGCGTATCGACTGGAGCAAAGTTGATCCCTGGATTGGAAGCCTTCATTGA contains the following coding sequences:
- a CDS encoding helix-turn-helix domain-containing protein, encoding MKNQPFTSELMVTDIGYYPCAEAHFVERMDGLNGHILVFCLDGRGWFSWGGERMEVAPMEVFWVPARQAHSYGSFRDGGWEIYWVHVEGEDVEPLLGWTPLSRDQPLISFTNAHALRRQFNMMLQSLESGFSDHVLFQLSRFMITLVGLLHVDAGSSRAAERRERMELAIEQMRSSVSEPLALEAYARTSGFAVSQFSSLFKQYYGSSPMAYLAELRVQRACELFDTTGMSVKEVAFALGFEDPLYFSRMFKKVAGVAPSAYRLEQS